The Candidatus Eremiobacteraceae bacterium genomic interval ACCGGCGGTCAGCCCTAGTCCGTGACGCCGAGGAGGCGCAGCCCGTCGCGGTCACGGCGGCGTAGGGGCGGCACTGGCCGCCTCTTCTTCGTGCTGTTCGTTTTCGCCGTGATCCTTGCCGGCGCGTGGTGGCAGCGACATAAGATCATCGCGTTCTTCACGCCGCATCGCGCGCCCGCGCGGCACGTCGCGGTCGCGCCGAGCGAAGAGCCGTCGGTGGCGGCGACGGTGCCGGCGGCACCTCCGTCGCCTTCGGCATCCGTCTCGCCGAGCGTGACGCCCAGCCCGTCCGCGTCCGGCCCGCCTCGTGTCGCGATTATCATCGACGATTGCGGGTACAGCATGACGCGCGATCAAGTGTTCCTCTCGCTTCCGATTCCCGTGACGCTTTCGATCTTGCCGATAACGCCGCACGGGCGCGAAATCGCGGCAGCCGCGACTGCGGCGGGCAAGTACGCGATCGTGCATCTGCCGATGGAACCGGAATCCTCAGCGGCCAATCCGGGGCCGGGCGCGATTCTGACCGGCATGACCGACGATCAAGTCCGCGCGCTCGTCGCGTCGGACCTTGACGCGCTGCCGCCGTTGCCCGGCGCGAACAATCACATGGGGAGCAAGGCGTCGGCGGATAAGCGCGTCATGACGGACGTTCTCAGCGTTTTGAAAGAGCGCAACATGTTCTTCATCGATTCGATGACGAGCGTCGCATCGGTCGGCGGGCAGACGGCGCGCGATCTCGCCGTGCCGACTGCCGAGCGCGCCGTTTTTCTCGACAATCAAGCCACCGTTCCCTACGTGGAAGGTCAGTTGCGCGAGACCATCGCTCGCGCGAAAGCCGACGGCTCCGCGATCGCGATCGGCCATCCGAACCCGCAGACTGACGAAGCGCTGATCGCGATGATCCCGCAAATGCAGGCCGCCGGCATCGTCTTCGTTCCAGCGCAAACCCTCGTCCACTAATCCTCTTGATGGGGCCGACGCCAGTCGGCCCACGGTCGCATCACCTTAACATGGCCGCCGCACTCGCGCCATATCCCACGCGCACCATGCGCAGATGCCGCGTACCGCCGTTACCCTGGCCGATCTTGCAGATCCGCCCGATACCGCCACGTTACTGCCTCTCGACGAATCCGCCACCGCTCGCGCCATCGCAACGACGCGCGCTAAACTGATGCGCCGCCGGAAGGCGCTCATCGGGCAAGCGGGCGCCGAACCGGACCTCGATCGCGTGATCGCGTCACTGCGCCGCCTCCAAAATCCGCAACTCACCGCGTACTCTGTCAGCGGCGGTGTCGTGCTGTCGGAGCCGTTCAACGGCATCGCTCGCGCTTGCCCGCCGGCATCGCCGAAGATCGCGCGTCTCGCGGCCGATGCGATGGTCGGCAAACGCGCGCCCGCAGCGCTCGTCCGCGCGTTGGGCGCTTTCGGCGACGCCGCGCTCGGCCTTGCGCGCGCGGCAGGCGTGCGCATCCGCATCGTCGCCGCCGGAATACGGTTCTCGCAGGCGTCGGCTTCGGTCGCGCGCTGCGTGCCGGGGATCGACGAATGGGAAGCGCCGCCGTCGGGGCTCTTCGTCGTTGAAGATCGAACCGTCTTGCTGCGCGACCGCGCACTGCACATGACTGCGGCCCACGAATTCGCTCACGCCCTTGACGCAGCGCTTGCCTCTCGCCCGCGATCGTATTTCTCGTTCGAAAGCGAAGAACTCCGCTACTATTTCTCCACAGCGACCGGCTACGTGAACGAGTACGCGGCAAGCGGTCTCGACGAGTACTTCGCAGAGAGCATCCGGGCGTACGTCGAGGTCAATGATCCGGCCTGCGCGTGGCTGCCGCTCACGCGGCAGGATCTGTTCTTGCGCGACCCAATGATGTTCGCGCTCGTGGACCGACTTTTCGCGACCGGCCTGACCGCGCGCGAGCGGCGGCTTCGTCGCCGGTAGAACGCCCGGCGGCCGCCGTCAGCTCGGTGTCGTAAGTATAACTGTTAGAAGTATCGCAACAATTGCAAGGTTTATAACGTGCGAGATCATGCAGAGCGGGCACGGCATCTTCGTGATGAAGAGCAAGCTGTACGCAAGATACAACGAGACGAGCGCTGCAAGCGACGCCGCGATCACAACCGCGATCAGCATAAGCGGATTCGCGAGGAAGAACGAACCGATCAGTACGGCTGGATAATAGACGAGCCCGATCGCAGCATTGTCCACGCCGCCGAAGAGCCGCGCGCGCGAAGTCTGCACGACGCTCGCTTCAGACAGTAACCCTGCTTTGTCGGCGGCGGCCTTGCGATGCATCAGGAGCGACGTCACGAACCCGATGCAGCAGCACAGCATGAGCGCCACGTGCAGCACGTGGAAGTGTGAAAAATCAGTCACGGATGAAGTCGGCGATCCGCTTCAGTCCTTCGACGACTGCCTCGCGTGGAGCGGCCCACGTGACGCGAAGATAGCCTTCGGTGTTGCTCGCGAAGACCGCGCCCGGTACCGTGACGACGTCGGCTTTTTCCAGCAGTGCGTAGGCTGCGGCAGTGGAATCCGCGGCAAGGCGGTCCGGCAATCGCACGAGCACGTAGAATGCGCCCGCCGGCTCGATCGCGCGCAAGCGATTCGCCGCGACGGCGTCAAGCGTGGCCTGACGCTGCGCTACATACCACGGAACCTGCGCGCGCAACCGAACGGGGTCACGGAATATCTCAAGCGCGACGCGCTGGCCAAATTGACTCGCCGACATCAGCATGAGCGAGTGGATTCTCGCAGCCGCTTGGACGATCTCCGCCGGTCCGATCAAGAATCCGATACGCAAGCCGGTGAGCGCGCACGACTTCGAGAGACTTTCAACGAGCAGCGTGTGCGGGTAGGTGTCGGCGAACGACGTGTACGGTTCCGCCGCGTACGAAAGTTCGCGATAGACCTCATCTACGACTAAGTAGACGGGCGGCCCCGGTCGCGCGGCCAAGCCGCGCGCAAGATCGCGGACTTCCGAGGGGGGCATCACTGCGCCGGTAGGATTGGCCGGCGTCGCGAGCACGATCACGCGCGTCTTCGGAGTGAGCGCTGCGAGAATCGGTGCGGCGCGGGGCGTGAAGCCGTCATCGGCGACAAGCTCCACGGATCGCCACGTGATACCTTCGAGTTCGCAGACTTTGTGATACACGGGATATCCAGGGTTGGTGACAAGCACTTCGTCGCGGCCAGGCTCCGCGAGCGTTTTGATGGCCAAGTAGATCGCCTCTTGCGATCCATTCGTCACGCAGACATTGTCGCTCGATTTGAAATACTCGCCGCCATAGACGGTCGCGACCAGCTCGCGTAATTCGGGCAGACCTGCGTATGTCGTGTACGGGCAGCCGTGCTCGCGCACCCATGCGACTGCGGCTTCAAATGGAGCCATGTCGGGCTTGAGGCTTGGCTCGCCGATGCCGAGGTCGACCGATGAGGCGCGCTTGCGTTCGTGAATGGCGCGGATGCCGGACGGAGCGATGTTGAGCAGGCGCGCGTTTGCGATCGCTGACTTCACACCGCGACTCCGAAGTCGCGCAGCGCCTCGTTGAGCGACGTCTTCTTGTCGGTGGATTCCGACCGCCGGCCGATCACGAGCGCGCACGGCGTGCCGAACGTTCCCGCCGGGAACTGCTTGTCGGTCACTCCCGGGATCACGACGGCGCGCGGCGCGATGGCGCCTTTCGTCGTCACGGGCTTCGCACCCGTGACATCGATGATCGGCGTGCTCGCCGTCAGCACGACGCCGGCACCGAGCACCGCTTCCGCGCCGACTACCACGCCTTCCACCACAACGCAGCGCGAGCCGATGAACGCACCGTCTTCGACGATGACTGGCCGCGCGTTGACCGGTTCGAGGACGCCGCCGATGCCGACACCGCCGGAAAGATGCACGCCCGCGCCGATCTGCGCGCAGCTGCCGACTGTCGCCCAGGTGTCGATCATCGAGCCCGCGCCCACCCGCGCACCGATGTTCACAAAGCCCGGCATGAGGATGACGCCGGGCGCGAGGTAGCTTCCATAGCGCGCGACACCGGGCGGCACAACACGCACGCCGCTACCCCGCCAATCTTTTTTCGCCGGGATCTTGTCAAAGAAGCCGAGCGGACCCGCTTCGGACGGTTCGCTCTCATGCAAGCGGAAATACAGGAGGATCGCCTGTTGCAGCCACGAGTTGACGCGCCATCCGCCGTCCGGTGTTGGTTCGGCGACGCGCAGCTCACCAGCATCCAGGCCAGCTATCGCTTGTTCCACAGCATCGCGGATCTGACTATCGGGTGTCTGTACGCCGTCCGAGAACGCGCGCGTGATCGTGTGTTGGATTGAATCCGAGGCTACATCCATCGCGCGATATTTCGCCGCCGAGCGCCGCGCGACCCGCGTCCCGAGGTTTGACACGCTTCCGGTGCGAAGGGTATAATTGCGGTCGGCTTCCGGCGCAGGTGCGCCGCACTCCGCGATGATGGCGCGTCGTCTAATGGTAGGACCGCAGGCTCTGAACCTGCTTGTGGAGGTTCGAATCCTTCCGCGCCAGCCAGATCAGAAAGGGCGCCTCGCGCCCTTCAGCGTTCGAGCAGGGCCCCATCGTCTAGAGGCCTAGGACGCCGCCCTCTCAAGGCGGAGACAGGGATTCGAATTCCCTTGGGGCTAGAATTTATTTGACGGGCACTTGAGCCGATTCCGTAACGGATTTCGGCTCTTTGCTTGATTCGCACAACGTCGCACACTTATGCACGAGATCGCCTGCTTAAGATGTCCTCAAGGTGTGCTAGTAGCCGACTAGAGTATGCCCCGTCGCGCTGCAGACAGAAGTGGCCGTAGCTAGGAAACAAGAACAGGCGTCGGAAGCCACTCTCAACTATGACGAGCAACAGCAAACTCTAGGTTCTACCGCTAGTTGTTGTGTTGGGTGTTGTTGCAGCAACCCGGCACCGAACTCGCCAATTTTGAGCCGACCACAATCCCTCGCAGACTTAAGAGGCTAGTCAGCGGGCGGTCTGGAGATGAATTCCGAACCCCAGGAGCGTGACCTATCTCTTAGTTTATCTCGCGATTTTCTTGTTAGCCGTTGGGGCAATGACGTATTGGCTCTCAGGAGTACTCTTTGCCGAAGATTTTCGAACGTGGGCATCAAGAGCGTCGGACAAACAATTCACTACCGCGCTCGTTCGTTATTCAATATTTGCAGTCTTACTCTGCATCGGCTGGGTTGGCGCAATTTCGTGGCCTCCACCGTTCGACGAGCTGACAGAGCTTGGTCGTGCAATTGCGATAAATTGGCAAGTCGGTCTTAGCGGTCACTACTTCTGGTTATTGTTCTTTTCAACACTTGGTAGTGCCATTGGGTTATTTTGGCCACTCATCTTCAGCAGTTTCTTCGGTTGGTTGTTCCTCAAAGAGATCTGGCGTCGTAAGTCAAAGGCGATAAGTCAGCAATGAACACCCATCAATTCGTCTTCATAAAGTCACTAACTGGCATAAAGCCAGTTGTTCTTTTCGTAGCTGCCGCGTGTGTGCTGGGCGTGATGTGCCTACTGTCAGCAAGTTGTGGCACGTCTCGAAACTCGTCCGTAAAGACTGCCGTTTCGCCGGCGATCGGCAGTGCATCAACCTCTCCATACTCAAACGTGGAGGGGTTTCGAATGTTGCCCGGGTCATCTATTCCGAATAACGCTATAAATGCCCATATCCCGCCCGGCACAAGCCTAGCAGACCGCCGGGTTATCCGCGATGTATTGGTCGCGCTGCCGCCCAGCCAACGCCAGTACATAATCTGGATGCGTGTGCCGCCAGGAAAGTACGGCTACGAGCTTCTTCCGAACCATGGCTTAATGATCATGTATTGCGGCCGATGCCCCATCGTGAAAGACCGTACTCCCGCCGATTTCATCGGGAACTACGTGTTGTATTTCGACGGTAGGGTGCACACGGATTCGAACGCAAACTACGGAGGGCCAGGGGTGGACAAGTACCTTTTCGCCGTGCCCTCAAGGTTCGTGCTGTAGATTGTCCTCTAGTCGCTAGATGACTCGGCGTGGCACTGCGGTAGCGTTGTCTCCCGTGTTCGGTGTTCCCGTCGGCTCGATGATGATGAGGTGCGTCTCTTCATCAGCAACGGGTTTGTGTTCGACGCCTCGCGGAACGACGAACAGTTCGCCTGGTCCAAGGACGACAACGCGATCGCG includes:
- a CDS encoding divergent polysaccharide deacetylase family protein gives rise to the protein MLFVFAVILAGAWWQRHKIIAFFTPHRAPARHVAVAPSEEPSVAATVPAAPPSPSASVSPSVTPSPSASGPPRVAIIIDDCGYSMTRDQVFLSLPIPVTLSILPITPHGREIAAAATAAGKYAIVHLPMEPESSAANPGPGAILTGMTDDQVRALVASDLDALPPLPGANNHMGSKASADKRVMTDVLSVLKERNMFFIDSMTSVASVGGQTARDLAVPTAERAVFLDNQATVPYVEGQLRETIARAKADGSAIAIGHPNPQTDEALIAMIPQMQAAGIVFVPAQTLVH
- a CDS encoding vitamin K epoxide reductase family protein, coding for MTDFSHFHVLHVALMLCCCIGFVTSLLMHRKAAADKAGLLSEASVVQTSRARLFGGVDNAAIGLVYYPAVLIGSFFLANPLMLIAVVIAASLAALVSLYLAYSLLFITKMPCPLCMISHVINLAIVAILLTVILTTPS
- a CDS encoding pyridoxal phosphate-dependent aminotransferase; protein product: MKSAIANARLLNIAPSGIRAIHERKRASSVDLGIGEPSLKPDMAPFEAAVAWVREHGCPYTTYAGLPELRELVATVYGGEYFKSSDNVCVTNGSQEAIYLAIKTLAEPGRDEVLVTNPGYPVYHKVCELEGITWRSVELVADDGFTPRAAPILAALTPKTRVIVLATPANPTGAVMPPSEVRDLARGLAARPGPPVYLVVDEVYRELSYAAEPYTSFADTYPHTLLVESLSKSCALTGLRIGFLIGPAEIVQAAARIHSLMLMSASQFGQRVALEIFRDPVRLRAQVPWYVAQRQATLDAVAANRLRAIEPAGAFYVLVRLPDRLAADSTAAAYALLEKADVVTVPGAVFASNTEGYLRVTWAAPREAVVEGLKRIADFIRD
- a CDS encoding 2,3,4,5-tetrahydropyridine-2,6-dicarboxylate N-succinyltransferase; the encoded protein is MDVASDSIQHTITRAFSDGVQTPDSQIRDAVEQAIAGLDAGELRVAEPTPDGGWRVNSWLQQAILLYFRLHESEPSEAGPLGFFDKIPAKKDWRGSGVRVVPPGVARYGSYLAPGVILMPGFVNIGARVGAGSMIDTWATVGSCAQIGAGVHLSGGVGIGGVLEPVNARPVIVEDGAFIGSRCVVVEGVVVGAEAVLGAGVVLTASTPIIDVTGAKPVTTKGAIAPRAVVIPGVTDKQFPAGTFGTPCALVIGRRSESTDKKTSLNEALRDFGVAV
- a CDS encoding cupin domain-containing protein, whose translation is MTKFDEYWAPRTVATLNDQDIMVVKVRGEFVWHKHDDTDDFFLVLRGRLAIHLRDRVVVLGPGELFVVPRGVEHKPVADEETHLIIIEPTGTPNTGDNATAVPRRVI